The genomic interval CATGAGCAAGCAGCTTTTCAGTAAAAAGGTACACAATGAAATGTGGTCGCCACAAACCATTATTCCTGCCAACACTTCTCAACCATACCAAACACATTTCAGCGCTTACGGACTTGGCTGGTTTCTGAGTGATGTGAAAGGTTACAAGCAGGTTACGCATACAGGAGGCCTGGCCGGAATGGTGACACAAGTAACCATGTTGCCTGAGCTTCAGCTGGGTATTATTGTATTTACCAATCAGCAATCAGGTTCGGCTTTTTCGTCAATTACCAACACGATTAAAAATAGTTATCTGGGAATTCCGGCTACTGACCTTGTCAAAGTTTACAGTGACAGAGCAAAATCGGAATTGGCCGAAGCAGATTCTATAACCAGTAATATCTGGAAAGACATTGCTGCTGAACAGCAAAAGAATACTTCAAAAGTAAATTATAAAGCTTTCGCAGGAACGTATCACGACAATTGGTTTGGTGATATTGAGCTTAGTGAGAAAAATGGGAAATTCAGGTTTGATTCAAAACGTGCACCTAAACTAAGTGGGGAAGTGTTCTTTTATAAAAACAATACTTTTATTGTAAAATGGGATCGCAGGAGTTTTGATGCTGATGCTTATTTGTATTTTCAAACGGATAAAGACGGAAAACCAGCTGCAATCAAAATGGAAGCAATTTCCCCGCTCACTGATTTTAGCTTTGACTTTCACGACCTGGATTTAAAACGCATTGAGAAATGAGCTGTCGTCATCCAGCCATCCGCAACTGTGGCGAAACATCAAATATATTTCTTAATTCCTGAAGAGATTTACGAATGCGTGATTTGACGGTACCAAGTGGAAGGCTTAGTTTTTCAGATACTTCTTCGTGTGTATAACCCTGGAAATAAACCATTTCTATCAATAATTTTTTCTCCGGAAGCAGTTTCTCAACAATTGTGCGTAAATCAATGGTCGCCGGTAAAGGAATAAATATTGACGAAGTTCCAAGATCATTTTCGCTTACGTAATCCAGGTTTAGAATATTTTTAGTTTTGACATCTGTCCGGAGCTTATCAATAGCTGTATTACGCGCTACATTCAGAATCCAGGTAAATAATGAACCCTTATCTGAATTATAACTGTTCATATTTTTCCAGATTTTCAAAAAAGCATCCTGCATAACATCCGCTGCTTTATCTTCGTCCTTTACAATTTTCATGATTATCCCATATAATGCAGGAGAGTATCGGTCATAAAGAAGCTCAAATGCCTCACGGTTATTTCCTTTTAACCTTAAAACCAACTCAGTTTCAGTGAGAGAGGATTTATTATTCATGATAGAATTAAGTTTACGGGTATATGTAAAGTTCGATAGCTAAGATCTTATAAGATAGTTAGATCGCATATACGAATATCGTTCCAACTCCTATTACTTTATGAAATATGCTTTGAATTGGGTACAATTTGTACAGCCAATAAAATTGTGATACAATCTGAACTATTTATTCCCCAATTTTGAGTAATTAAATGCATAAAAGGGTAAATATGTGGATTTTGATGTAGAAGCATTATCATTTTACTACGAACAAAATATTACGATGAAAAACTTTATACTGCTATTGATCAGTATCCTATTGATCCGCTGTAACACAAAAGAACAGGACAGGACTGAAACAGAGAAAATTAACTTGCTATCTGAAAACTACATCAAGACCGGATTGAAAGCCGGGCTATACGATCCTGACTTTGTAGATGCGTATTATGGGCCTGATTCCTTAAAACCGGATACTTCAAAACTGTCCGTATTCCCCAAAGACAGTTTATTAAAAGAGTGTGAAAACCTGACAATTTCACTGAAAAAAATCATTTCCACCACAAAAAATGATTCTCTTCGTGTAAGAGCGGTTTGGTTATCGCACCAACTGACTGCTTTTAAGCGGCGTATCAAAATTTTTTCAGGAGAAACCGCATCTTTTGATCAGGAATCGAAAGAATTGTTTGATGCCGTTGCTCCTTCCTATTCAGAACAGCATTTTAAATCTCTTTTATCCCAATTGGATAACACGTTACCAGCCGGAAAAACAATCCCTGACAGATTTCAGAAACTTGCCGGTCATTTTTTAATACCCAAAGAAAAAATTGATACTGTTTTCAAAACAGCCATTGCGGAGGCCAGGAAACGGACTTTACTGCATTACGACCTGCCCAAGGAAGAATCTTTCAGGATGGAGTATGTAACAGACAAACCGTGGTCGGGCTACAACTGGTATCAGGGAAAATACAAAAGCATTATCCAGATTAATATCAGTCAGCCAATTTTTATTGAAAGAGCAATTGATCTTGCCTGTCATGAAGGCTATCCGGGCCACCATGTATATAATGTATTGCTTGAGAAAAATCTGTATCACGACAAAGGCTATACGGAAATTGCACTGTATCCTTTGTTTAGCCCGCAATCTTTAATTGCCGAAGGAAGCGCTAATTATGGAATTTCTGTTGCTTTTCCGGGAGACCAACAAAAGCTTTTTTGCAGACAGGTATTGTTGCCAATTGCGGGAATAGATACAACAGGTACCGACAAATATTTTAAGGCTTTACAGTTAAAATCACAGCTTAATTATGCCCGGAATGAAGTAGCAAGAGGATTGATAAACGGAACCATGAAAGACCAGGAAGCAATACGCTGGCTATCAGACTATTGCCTGCTGACCAGTAAAGGAGCTACGGATTATTTAAGATTTATAAAAAAATACCGGAGTTATGTGATCAATTACAACTATGGGCAGGATCTGGTCAAAAACTATATTGAGTGGCAGGGTGGCACCAATGATAAGCCCGGTAAAAGATGGCAATTATTTAAAGAATTATTAAGCAAAGAAATGACGGCCAGCGATTTAATTAAGAAGTAAATAGCGAACCACGCCTAAAAACAGATTAACCTATATTTAAAACAAACCCAATGATTAGAATTATAAAAGCAGCAACTCCGGAGGAATACCACGCGGGGGCTGTTCTGTTCAAAGAATATGCAGAATCCCTTGATTTTACACTTTCCTTTCAAAGCTTTGAAGACGAGCTTACCATACTGCCGAAAATGTACGGGCAGGCAACCGGGGCACTTTTGCTTGCTGAAAGTGAAGGAGAATTTATAGGCGCAGTGGGTTTGAGACAAATTGAAAATGAAAGTACATGTGAAGTAAAACGGATGTATATCAAACCGGGATATCAGGGCAAAGGAATTGGGAAAGCATTACTGACTAGCCTTATTGATGTTGCGAAAGAAATGGAATATAAAACAATAAAGCTGGATACACTGGGACCGAAAATGCCGGCCGCCGTAGGACTATATAAATCTTTCGGTTTTAAAGAAACGACTCCTTATAATTACAATCCTTATGAAGGTGTGTTGTATTTTGAAAGGGAACTATAAATAAAAACAGCTAAACTTTCCAGCTCTTAAAGACCTGGAAAGTTTAGCTTCATATTGAGTAAAATTAATGACTTTCATTGGACTCAATGCCCAGAATACTCAAACGATAAGGTGTGGAAGAAACTTTGATTCTATTTACTTTGGAAAAATCAGCGATGCTTATCTGTAATAATTCTCCGGTTTTAGGCTGGGTTATATACAAATATTTTGAGGTTGCTTCCAACTGAGGCTTTTGTGTTTCATCCTTAGAAGTCACAGACACCACTGAACCGCTTTTTTTCAACGTATTTGTTACCAGGTCATAGATTTTCACTTCTCCACTGTGCAAAAAAGCGATCAGATTATTTCCGGCATAATCTATTTTTACCTGAATAAGGTCAGCGCTTTCGATAATTGGGATCACTTTGCTATTGGTTACATCAATGATATAAGCACCCACTGCCGCAGAATAGCCAATAAATTTACCCGCTCCTTTCGCTTCTAAAATAGAACTGAACCAGGCTGTTCCAAAAGTTTCCGGATGAGGGATCAAACGCTGCGCACCTGTTGGTTCCACCACTAGTATTCCGCTGGAAGACCCGAAAAGAGAAACCGCACCATTACTTGCATTACCATGAATTCCTTTGGTTTCAACGGTTGAAGCAAATAGTGTTTTTCCTGTCACATCAATAATCCTGACCGTTTCCGGCAAAGATCCTGCAAGCGACGGATTTTTTTCAGTAATAGCATAAGTGCCGTTATCGAATTTTGTCATTGCTCCATGATGGGCTGCATTTCCAGTTTGGATGGTCGTCATTTTTGCACCATTTACATGGAAATCTGTTTCTTTGGCAATACTTAAAGTGCCGTCT from Dyadobacter sp. NIV53 carries:
- a CDS encoding GNAT family N-acetyltransferase, with protein sequence MIRIIKAATPEEYHAGAVLFKEYAESLDFTLSFQSFEDELTILPKMYGQATGALLLAESEGEFIGAVGLRQIENESTCEVKRMYIKPGYQGKGIGKALLTSLIDVAKEMEYKTIKLDTLGPKMPAAVGLYKSFGFKETTPYNYNPYEGVLYFEREL
- a CDS encoding RNA polymerase sigma factor, translated to MNNKSSLTETELVLRLKGNNREAFELLYDRYSPALYGIIMKIVKDEDKAADVMQDAFLKIWKNMNSYNSDKGSLFTWILNVARNTAIDKLRTDVKTKNILNLDYVSENDLGTSSIFIPLPATIDLRTIVEKLLPEKKLLIEMVYFQGYTHEEVSEKLSLPLGTVKSRIRKSLQELRNIFDVSPQLRMAG